The Dehalococcoidales bacterium genomic interval AACTGCGCCCAGGATATTATTGACCTGCTCTGAATAGTAAGGTACGAACATGCAAATCAGCAGATGGTCCAGGGTAACACGGAACAGATATACTTTCTGGAACATGTCCGCTTTACGCGCTCCCAGCTCATCAGCGGGTAGGGGTTCAGTCACTCCCAGGGCTTTGACCCTGTCCAGTGTCCGTCCCGGTGCGCTGAACATGGTATCATGCACATTGGCGCAGTGGTCAGCCCCGTGCGGGTTGACCTCGTAGCCCAGGCCCAGGGATGCCTTTATTCTGGGTTCATGCATCGGAATTTCCAGCCCTTTTACCTGCATGGCAAAATCCGCAGAGCCGCCGATTTTTCTGGCCGCCCGCGCTGAGCCTTCAGCCAGCAGGTTGCCGATGCCCTCCCGCCTGGCAACCAGGTCAATAATCTTAAGCATGGCTTCGGCATTACCAAATCTGAGGTCAATGCCATTGGTATCTTCAATGCTCAGCAGCCCGTTTTCAAAGCATTCCATGGCGTAAGAAATGGTAACCCCGGTGGAGATGGTATCCAGCGAATAGGCATTGCAGAGCTCGTTTCCTTTGACGATTGCTTTCAGGTCGCTGATGCCGCAGTTGGAGCCTAATGAGGCTAATGTCTCATATTCAGGCCCGCCGTAAGCCGGGTCTACCGGGTGGGGTTCTTCCTTAATCTCGACCACTTTTTTGCAGCGTACGGTGCAGGCGTAGCAGGATTCCATCCTGATCCTGTAGGTATCTCTTAGAGTTTCTCCGCTTATCCTGTTTACTTCGGGGAACGTGCCATCGCGGAAATTGCGCACCGGCAGGTTGCCGGTAGCTTCACCGCTGTTCATACCGGCGCCGGTACCCACTTCGTGGAAAGACGCCCACAGCTCCTTGTTTTCCAGGAGCCACCCCCTCATTTCCTTCAGGTACGCGGGGTCAGCCAGCGCTGGCATCTGGTGGCCCCTGACGGCAACTGCCTTGAGGTTCTTGGAACCCATCACCGCACCCACGCCGCCTCTGCCCGCGGCATCGTGGAGGTCATTGATGATGCAGGCGTAGCGTACCATGTTTTCTCCGGCGGGACCTATCGAGGCTACCCGTATAAGGTGGTCTCCCAGCTCGCTCCTGAGGGTCTGCTGGACTTCCTTGGTGTTCTTTCCCCAGAGGTGAGCGGCGTCCTTCAAACTGGCTTCACCGTCATGAATCCAGAGGTAAACCGGCTTCTCAGCTTTACCCTCAATAATTACGGCATCGTAGCCGGCATGTTTAAGCTCGGCGCCCCAGTAGCCGCCAACCTCTGATTTGGCGAAACCGCCGGTCAGGGGTGACTTGGCGCCGATGCAGTGGCGGCCGCTGCCTGAGAGCGGGGTTCCCGTTACCGGCCCCAGGGCGAAGATCAGCTTGTTTTCCGGGCTTAAGGGGTCAATCCCCGCCGCTAACTCATTCAGCAGGAAGTGGGCAATAAAACCGGCGCCGCCGATATGTTTCCGGCAGAACGCCTCGTCAATTGCCTCCGCGGCTATGCTTTTGTTGGACAGGTTTACCCTCAGGATTTTCCCTGCATACCCACCCGGTGTATTATTAGCCATTAGATTTCACCTCTTCTTCTGATTTTGGGCGCGCCCTTGCGGAAATGAGTTCAGGTGCTGGCGTACCGCCAGCGGTTTCAGCGCGGACTATTTTAAAAGTATAAAGATTGTGGCGTGGTAAAGTCAAACCGGTGGTTGAGAGGGTGTTTAACAAGGGTTTGTCATTGCCCGGCTTGAACGGGCAATCCACCAGCCTGGTTTGTATGGAGAGGGGTCTGGAAATATCATTCTGAGGGAGTGAAACGACCGAAGCCCTGTATTTGATACGGGGTCGGGGAGGGGTAGCAAGGCAGATAGATACAACCCCTCACCCGGATTCTTCGCTGCGCTCAGAAGGACAATATGGGATGTCTACTTGCATAACGATGACGAATTGGGATATCGCTTCGCTTGAAATGATAGTATCAGCCAGTGCCGCCATAGAAAATAGAACCTTCAAATTACGGGAAGGGTTGTGCTAAAATACATATATCTTCTCTATATTTGTCTGGCGGAGTGGATTCCTGGCAGGTTGATAAAAAAGGAACTCGGAGTTTTCCTCTCCCTTTGTAGAGGGGGATTGGTTTTCCAGCCCCCTGTTAAACGGGCTGGAATTAAGGAGACGCCATATGGCGACGAGGAAAAAGCAAAGCGGTAAGCGGGATGAACCGGAGTCCGAAAGTAAGCTTCCTTTGACCTCACGGGAAGAGCTGCAATCGCTCAACGAAGAGATGATGACCGTCAACGCCGAGCTTACATCCAAGACCGATATGCTCACCAGGGCCAACGATGACCTGAAGAACTACCTCAACCGGACGGATATTGCCATCATCTTCCTGGATGAGGAACTCAATATCAGGAGCTACACGCCGGCATCAACCGACGTATTCAGCATCAGGGACATTGATATCGCCCGTCCTCTTGAGGAGATAACTTCACGCCTGGACTACGCTAATCTGATTGATGACGCCCGTGAGGTACTGCGGACGCTCCAGCCCAAGGAGATAGAGGTCCGGCGCC includes:
- a CDS encoding aldehyde ferredoxin oxidoreductase family protein encodes the protein MANNTPGGYAGKILRVNLSNKSIAAEAIDEAFCRKHIGGAGFIAHFLLNELAAGIDPLSPENKLIFALGPVTGTPLSGSGRHCIGAKSPLTGGFAKSEVGGYWGAELKHAGYDAVIIEGKAEKPVYLWIHDGEASLKDAAHLWGKNTKEVQQTLRSELGDHLIRVASIGPAGENMVRYACIINDLHDAAGRGGVGAVMGSKNLKAVAVRGHQMPALADPAYLKEMRGWLLENKELWASFHEVGTGAGMNSGEATGNLPVRNFRDGTFPEVNRISGETLRDTYRIRMESCYACTVRCKKVVEIKEEPHPVDPAYGGPEYETLASLGSNCGISDLKAIVKGNELCNAYSLDTISTGVTISYAMECFENGLLSIEDTNGIDLRFGNAEAMLKIIDLVARREGIGNLLAEGSARAARKIGGSADFAMQVKGLEIPMHEPRIKASLGLGYEVNPHGADHCANVHDTMFSAPGRTLDRVKALGVTEPLPADELGARKADMFQKVYLFRVTLDHLLICMFVPYYSEQVNNILGAVTGWKMSIREMQQVSERTLTMARLFNIREGFTAADDKLPKRFFQPKTDGVLATKFYDQAQLEETKSLYYRSMGWDTSTGIPTPQKLAELGIK